One window of the Tetragenococcus koreensis genome contains the following:
- a CDS encoding SAM-dependent methyltransferase gives MLEKEIYNQLFKQSFSKKTEVTYWNGKVKTYGEENGEPAFKIKFNTKVPIKTILDNASLALGEAYMNKDIEIEGSIQDLIYDVYNQAEGFLRNNKFKKWMPSSEKHTKDQSKNDIESHYDLGNDFYNLWLDPTLTYSCAYFKTPEDTLEQAQINKVHHILDKLFINEGDTLLDIGCGWGTLIFAAAKQYHVKATGITLSHEQYEHIQDKIKAEHLEDSVRVQLMDYRDIKEQYDHVTSVGMFEHVGSENLPEYFDVVKRALKPKGTALIHGISRQQGGAKNAWINKYIFPGGYIPGVTELVNNITDNNLQLIDLESLRRHYQKTLEHWDQNFHDVKDEVLQQKNETFYRMWDLYLQACAASFQSSNIDVVQYLLVHPNNNDFPMHRNV, from the coding sequence ATGTTAGAAAAAGAAATTTACAATCAGTTATTCAAACAGTCTTTTTCAAAAAAGACTGAAGTTACCTATTGGAATGGTAAAGTAAAAACGTATGGAGAAGAAAATGGTGAACCAGCCTTCAAAATCAAATTCAATACAAAAGTTCCCATTAAAACAATTCTAGATAATGCCTCTTTAGCGCTGGGAGAAGCGTATATGAATAAAGATATTGAAATTGAAGGAAGTATTCAAGATTTAATTTATGACGTATATAATCAAGCAGAAGGTTTTCTACGTAATAATAAATTTAAAAAATGGATGCCTTCTTCAGAGAAACATACAAAAGATCAATCTAAAAACGATATCGAAAGTCATTATGATTTAGGGAATGACTTTTATAATTTATGGTTAGATCCTACCCTTACTTATTCATGTGCTTATTTCAAAACGCCCGAGGATACCTTAGAACAAGCGCAAATCAATAAAGTACATCATATCTTAGATAAACTCTTTATCAACGAAGGGGATACTTTGCTTGATATTGGTTGCGGTTGGGGTACTTTAATTTTTGCCGCAGCAAAACAATATCATGTCAAAGCAACGGGGATTACTTTAAGTCACGAACAATATGAACATATACAAGATAAAATCAAAGCAGAGCATTTAGAAGATAGCGTTCGAGTCCAATTAATGGATTACCGTGATATTAAAGAACAATATGATCACGTAACCAGCGTTGGGATGTTTGAACATGTCGGTTCAGAAAATCTTCCTGAGTATTTTGACGTTGTAAAACGTGCATTAAAACCAAAAGGAACTGCTCTAATTCATGGTATTAGTCGTCAACAAGGTGGCGCTAAAAATGCCTGGATTAATAAGTATATTTTCCCAGGTGGCTATATTCCTGGAGTAACCGAATTAGTAAATAACATTACAGACAATAATTTACAATTAATCGACTTAGAAAGCCTACGTCGCCATTATCAAAAAACGTTGGAACATTGGGATCAAAACTTCCATGATGTTAAAGATGAGGTCTTGCAACAAAAAAATGAAACTTTCTATCGCATGTGGGACTTATACTTACAAGC